A portion of the Chaetodon trifascialis isolate fChaTrf1 chromosome 7, fChaTrf1.hap1, whole genome shotgun sequence genome contains these proteins:
- the LOC139334232 gene encoding discoidin, CUB and LCCL domain-containing protein 1 isoform X1, with the protein MLAKCENIRHAVKSLITGFWITFSVCSVGVNGQEGNGCGHTVLGTESGTLASQNYPGTYPSNTWCKWRLRVPEGRKLRLLFGDFDIESSPGCSNGSLVITDKNGELSLGPVCGKLEASQKNVTLKSNEVTVSFKSGPHRSGRGFLLSYATDQYPDLISCLQRGSHFSSQQLSVYCPAGCQNVTGDVWGNSEHGYRDTSVLCKSAVHAGAASNSLGGHVTVNRGRSLTLYESTFANGILSKTGSLSEKKLLFSKECNNILNVSGLNASSFWDKNSQEHAKFWSSRNMDSSHEFLPWAAGGNDPNPWVELELRDRSTITGIITTGSNELYIESYILFFSKDRKNWKLYKGALTKEKKVFQAYTDGHLQVLNSFFPPVVARFVRLQPLSWHGRPSVQVQVLGCPAAKFTSKSRSAAETPSVKVSTRTTRPSPTPTPTEVPVSVEKRLSPSQPVIVAVGVVLALLMCGSCLLAGVWWKRRKKDDSQMKYSLPTIGCQSFQAKSLSCPQSELISYPLERNVHDALPSPPLNDYAEPGIGAIGQKVGSTFRPSSDEGYTTPFTFNHYDIPGNLPEYAEPLPPEPEYATPFSEQPSESHGPPIPAPTAGTSTTSSHAQYDCPSHRMLSNGYCTPALHASGPRPASVVYAEPKSCDSLLQKHTYEEPL; encoded by the exons GTAATGGCTGTGGACATACAGTGCTGGGCACAGAGTCTGGCACGCTGGCCTCTCAGAACTATCCAGGCACCTATCCCAGTAACACCTGGTGTAAGTGGAGGCTTCGAGTTCCAGAGGGGCGCAAGCTGCGACTGCTGTTTGGTGATTTTGACATTGAGAGCAGTCCAGGCTGCAGCAATGGCTCTCTTGTGATCACAGACAAGAACGGAGAACTCAGTCTGG gtcCAGTGTGTGGGAAGCTTGAGGCATCACAGAAGAATGTGACACTAAAAAGCAATGAAGTGACAGTAAGCTTCAAGTCAGGCCCACACCGCTCTGGACGAGGCTTTCTGCTGTCCTATGCCACAGACCAGTATCCAG ATCTCATTTCTTGTTTACAACGAGGATCTCATTTTAGCTCACAGCAGTTGAG TGTTTACTGTCCTGCTGGATGTCAGAACGTCACAGGGGATGTTTGGGGAAACTCTGAACACGGTTACAGAGAT ACCTCAGTCCTGTGCAAATCTGCAGTCCATGCTGGAGCTGCGTCGAATAGTTTGGGAGGTCATGTCACTGTGAATCGTGGGAGAAGTCTTACACTCTATGAATCCACCTTTGCCAACGGGATCCTCTCAAAAAC GGGATCATTATCAGAAAAGAAGCTGCTCTTCAGCAAAG AATGCAACAACATCCTGAATGTTTCTGGTTTAAATGCCTCATCTTTCTGGGATAAAAACAGTCAAGAACACGCAAAGTTCTGGTCCTCCAGAAACATGGATTCCAGCCACGAGTTCCTACCCTGGGCAGCAGGCGGCAATGATCCTAACCCGTgggtggagctggagctgagagaTAGAAGCACTATCACAg ggATAATAACAACGGGATCAAATGAGCTCTACATAGAATCCTACATTCTTTTTTTCAGCAAGGACAGAAAGAATTGGAAGCTTTACAAAGGTGCTCtcaccaaagaaaaaaag GTGTTTCAGGCCTATACCGATGGCCACCTCCAGGTTCTCAACAGCTTTTTCCCCCCTGTGGTGGCTCGGTTTGTCCGGCTACAGCCACTGAGCTGGCATGGCCGACCCTCTGTTCAGGTCCAAGTCCTGGGCTGTCCTGCTGCAAAGTTCACATCAAAGTCACGCTCAGCCGCGG AAACTCCGTCCGTCAAAGTTAGCACACGTACCACACGCCCCAGCCCCACTCCCACCCCCACAGAGGTCCCAGTGTCAGTGGAAAAAAGACTGA GTCCCAGTCAGCCAGTAATAGTGGCAGTGGGAGTGGTCCTGGCACTGTTAATGTGTGGCAGCTGTTTGTTGGCTGGAGTCTGGTGGAAGCGAAG GAAAAAAGATGATTCACAAATGAAGTACTCCTTACCCACAA tAGGCTGCCAGAGTTTCCAGGCAAAGAGTCTCTCCTGCCCACAGTCAGAGCTCATCTCCTACCCTCTGGAGCGAAATGTCCATGATGCTCTACCTAGCCCCCCTCTTAACG ACTATGCTGAGCCTGGTATTGGAGCTATTGGTCAGAAGGTTGGGTCAACATTTAGACCCTCCTCAGATGAGGGCTACACCACCCCTTTCACCTTCAACCATTATGACATTCCTGGCAACCTGCCAGAGTACGCTGAACCTCTTCCCCCAGAGCCTGAGTATGCCACCCCGTTCAGTGAGCAGCCTTCTGAGTCACACGGACCTCCTATACCAGCACCTACCGCTGGTACCAGCACAACATCCAGCCACGCTCAGTATGACTGCCCCTCACACAGGATGCTATCCAATGGCTACTGCACTCCTGCTCTACATGCCAGTGGCCCACGGCCTGCCAGTGTGGTCTACGCTGAGCCCAAGTCATGTGACTCTTTACTACAGAAGCACACATATGAGGAGCCATTGTGA
- the LOC139334232 gene encoding discoidin, CUB and LCCL domain-containing protein 1 isoform X2 has protein sequence MLAKCENIRHAVKSLITGFWITFSVCSVGVNGQEGNGCGHTVLGTESGTLASQNYPGTYPSNTWCKWRLRVPEGRKLRLLFGDFDIESSPGCSNGSLVITDKNGELSLGPVCGKLEASQKNVTLKSNEVTVSFKSGPHRSGRGFLLSYATDQYPDLISCLQRGSHFSSQQLSVYCPAGCQNVTGDVWGNSEHGYRDTSVLCKSAVHAGAASNSLGGHVTVNRGRSLTLYESTFANGILSKTGSLSEKKLLFSKECNNILNVSGLNASSFWDKNSQEHAKFWSSRNMDSSHEFLPWAAGGNDPNPWVELELRDRSTITGIITTGSNELYIESYILFFSKDRKNWKLYKGALTKEKKVFQAYTDGHLQVLNSFFPPVVARFVRLQPLSWHGRPSVQVQVLGCPAAKFTSKSRSAAETPSVKVSTRTTRPSPTPTPTEVPVSVEKRLSPSQPVIVAVGVVLALLMCGSCLLAGVWWKRRKKDDSQMKYSLPTSCQSFQAKSLSCPQSELISYPLERNVHDALPSPPLNDYAEPGIGAIGQKVGSTFRPSSDEGYTTPFTFNHYDIPGNLPEYAEPLPPEPEYATPFSEQPSESHGPPIPAPTAGTSTTSSHAQYDCPSHRMLSNGYCTPALHASGPRPASVVYAEPKSCDSLLQKHTYEEPL, from the exons GTAATGGCTGTGGACATACAGTGCTGGGCACAGAGTCTGGCACGCTGGCCTCTCAGAACTATCCAGGCACCTATCCCAGTAACACCTGGTGTAAGTGGAGGCTTCGAGTTCCAGAGGGGCGCAAGCTGCGACTGCTGTTTGGTGATTTTGACATTGAGAGCAGTCCAGGCTGCAGCAATGGCTCTCTTGTGATCACAGACAAGAACGGAGAACTCAGTCTGG gtcCAGTGTGTGGGAAGCTTGAGGCATCACAGAAGAATGTGACACTAAAAAGCAATGAAGTGACAGTAAGCTTCAAGTCAGGCCCACACCGCTCTGGACGAGGCTTTCTGCTGTCCTATGCCACAGACCAGTATCCAG ATCTCATTTCTTGTTTACAACGAGGATCTCATTTTAGCTCACAGCAGTTGAG TGTTTACTGTCCTGCTGGATGTCAGAACGTCACAGGGGATGTTTGGGGAAACTCTGAACACGGTTACAGAGAT ACCTCAGTCCTGTGCAAATCTGCAGTCCATGCTGGAGCTGCGTCGAATAGTTTGGGAGGTCATGTCACTGTGAATCGTGGGAGAAGTCTTACACTCTATGAATCCACCTTTGCCAACGGGATCCTCTCAAAAAC GGGATCATTATCAGAAAAGAAGCTGCTCTTCAGCAAAG AATGCAACAACATCCTGAATGTTTCTGGTTTAAATGCCTCATCTTTCTGGGATAAAAACAGTCAAGAACACGCAAAGTTCTGGTCCTCCAGAAACATGGATTCCAGCCACGAGTTCCTACCCTGGGCAGCAGGCGGCAATGATCCTAACCCGTgggtggagctggagctgagagaTAGAAGCACTATCACAg ggATAATAACAACGGGATCAAATGAGCTCTACATAGAATCCTACATTCTTTTTTTCAGCAAGGACAGAAAGAATTGGAAGCTTTACAAAGGTGCTCtcaccaaagaaaaaaag GTGTTTCAGGCCTATACCGATGGCCACCTCCAGGTTCTCAACAGCTTTTTCCCCCCTGTGGTGGCTCGGTTTGTCCGGCTACAGCCACTGAGCTGGCATGGCCGACCCTCTGTTCAGGTCCAAGTCCTGGGCTGTCCTGCTGCAAAGTTCACATCAAAGTCACGCTCAGCCGCGG AAACTCCGTCCGTCAAAGTTAGCACACGTACCACACGCCCCAGCCCCACTCCCACCCCCACAGAGGTCCCAGTGTCAGTGGAAAAAAGACTGA GTCCCAGTCAGCCAGTAATAGTGGCAGTGGGAGTGGTCCTGGCACTGTTAATGTGTGGCAGCTGTTTGTTGGCTGGAGTCTGGTGGAAGCGAAG GAAAAAAGATGATTCACAAATGAAGTACTCCTTACCCACAA GCTGCCAGAGTTTCCAGGCAAAGAGTCTCTCCTGCCCACAGTCAGAGCTCATCTCCTACCCTCTGGAGCGAAATGTCCATGATGCTCTACCTAGCCCCCCTCTTAACG ACTATGCTGAGCCTGGTATTGGAGCTATTGGTCAGAAGGTTGGGTCAACATTTAGACCCTCCTCAGATGAGGGCTACACCACCCCTTTCACCTTCAACCATTATGACATTCCTGGCAACCTGCCAGAGTACGCTGAACCTCTTCCCCCAGAGCCTGAGTATGCCACCCCGTTCAGTGAGCAGCCTTCTGAGTCACACGGACCTCCTATACCAGCACCTACCGCTGGTACCAGCACAACATCCAGCCACGCTCAGTATGACTGCCCCTCACACAGGATGCTATCCAATGGCTACTGCACTCCTGCTCTACATGCCAGTGGCCCACGGCCTGCCAGTGTGGTCTACGCTGAGCCCAAGTCATGTGACTCTTTACTACAGAAGCACACATATGAGGAGCCATTGTGA
- the LOC139334233 gene encoding zinc finger protein 79: MDKDKYSDIHAQCSWMEMHQFIGDFITSGSTSKDQPDVLNAAWGVAAAAAAAAAAGDALGFKGASLEPLPQPGPAQDKSEAEPGREIQPGASQRKGEARREDVHYACTCPGCPYSTSPSSFEILKPRQSLSLLPRSDAARHHVPDAEPNSTATTSDLETRMPSRSQREGADRRTQSPDQNSDAPPPRASSGSMSHLSMFPCLCCHRSLQTCTQILSHQEEVDSPFSHTHAHHHFHHHHCPLTSCLPCPQLARTRAPQLSGPFPCLSCQHSLTTCTQECHHQHKHTHTQQQEEGGRAPINMSLHPCMHCSASFSRPSQLLQHQRSEHAHKPSGFLCTECGRAFNSHSNLRIHLNVHTGARPYSCSDCGKSFSQSGALKIHRRIHTGERPYSCGFCGRGFPHLAGVRAHQRTHTGEKPYRCSQCGKCFTQSGALKIHTRIHTGERPFICSLCGKGFSNRSGIRFHYRTVHGLAPEHAGEAGAGGASRGPAGRGFSSGRPRTFPAAGVVLNPPSSPDSNSHTALNSRDSPMSNTAHPSSAVLAGNGSKSQLEGANPGSSREGLLYACEDCGLRFKDAPSRNRHQTLMHYSSSEGREEEEEGQSKELSTNQRVHDNTGE, from the exons ATGGACAAAGACAAGTATAGCGACATT CATGCTCAGTGCTCCTGGATGGAGATGCACCAGTTCATCGGCGACTTCATCACATCAGGAAGCACCTCGAAAGATCAGCCAGATGTTCTGAACGCGGCATGGGGCgtggcggctgctgctgctgctgctgccgctgctgggGATGCTCTGGGTTTCAAAGGTGCTTCACTCGAACCTCTACCACAACCTGGACCTGCCCAGGACAAGTCAGAGGCAGAGCCAGGCCGGGAGATCCAGCCCGGGGCATcacagaggaagggagaggcGAGGAGAGAAG ATGTGCATTATGCCTGCACCTGCCCCGGCTGCCCTTACTCCACGTCTCCATCTTCCTTTGAGATTTTAAAACCGAGACAGTCTTTGTCCTTGCTGCCACGCTCGGATGCAGCACGACACCACGTACCGGACGCTGAACCGAACAGCACCGCCACCACATCTGACCTCGAGACCAGGATGCCCAGCCGTTCGCAGAGGGAAGGGGCAGACAGAAGGACTCAGAGCCCAGACCAGAACTCAGACGCTCCTCCCCCCAGGGCGTCCTCAGGCTCCATGTCCCACCTCTCCATGTTTCCTTGCTTGTGTTGCCATCGCAGCCTCCAGACCTGCACCCAGATACTGAGCCACCAGGAAGAAGTAGACTCCCCTTTTTCTCACACCCACGcccatcatcattttcatcaccACCACTGTCCTCTGACCTCTTGTTTACCCTGTCCTCAGCTCGCCCGCACTCGTGCTCCGCAGCTCTCTGGCCCATTCCCCTGCTTGTCTTGCCAGCACTCCCTAACTACCTGTACTCAGGAGTGCCAccaccagcacaaacacacacacactcagcaacaAGAGGAAGGAGGCAGGGCGCCTATAAACATGTCGCTGCATCCCTGTATGCActgctctgcctctttttcCAGACCGTCCCAGTTGCTGCAGCACCAGCGCTCTGAGCATGCTCACAAACCATCTGGCTTCCTCTGCACAGAGTGCGGCAGGGCCTTCAACTCACACAGCAACCTCCGCATCCACCTCAATGTGCACACCGGTGCTCGGCCCTACTCCTGCTCTGACTGTGGGAAGAGCTTTAGCCAGTCAGGGGCCCTGAAGATCCACAGGCGCATCCACACAGGCGAACGGCCGTATTCCTGTGGATTTTGCGGCAGGGGGTTTCCCCACCTGGCAGGCGTCCGAGCCCATCAGAGGAcccacacaggggagaagccCTACCGCTGTAGCCAGTGTGGGAAATGTTTTACCCAGTCAGGAGCGCTTAAGATCCATACCCGcatccacacaggagagaggcCCTTTATCTGCAGCCTCTGTGGGAAAGGCTTCTCCAACCGCTCCGGGATCCGCTTCCACTACCGCACAGTCCATGGACTAGCCCCCGAACAtgctggagaagctggagctgGGGGCGCATCTCGGGGACCAGCAGGCCGTGGTTTTTCATCTGGCCGTCCCAGGACTTTTCCTGCAGCCGGCGTTGTGCTAAATCCACCTAGCAGCCCAGACAGCAACTCACACACTGCTTTAAACTCCAGAGATTCTCCCATGTCGAACACTGCTCATCCCAGCTCAGCTGTGCTTGCCGGTAATGGGAGCAAGTCTCAGTTAGAAGGTGCAAACCCGGGCAGTAGCAGAGAGGGGCTTCTGTATGCATGCGAAGACTGCGGCCTGCGTTTTAAGGATGCCCCGTCCAGGAACAGACACCAGACCCTGATGCACTACTCTTCTTCTgagggcagggaggaggaagaggaggggcaGAGCAAAGAGTTAAGCACAAACCAGAGGGTCCATGATAACACTGGAGAGTGA
- the LOC139334531 gene encoding zinc finger protein 572 isoform X3 yields MSIEYTIDVQLTELGYPDILHPEGTSVREASCGSTSEDSPSNPVTTLPTTGKERLLVRGQQSVDEPTVNSPTAEPGTANSPLCVRDDNTEKDAGDGGAAQEDSTEVQQDDEDDSDDSEVSEVYEDEENDEEEDDMDEEGFNDEPSNSGEYRCSVCDLQLSSKFKLQDHMNLHTGARPYCCAECGKRFCQIRSYRVHLRTHAQTKVDRLLCRVCLLDFPSQEALDFHLSRTHFEKEFYECDLCKRVFTSLQACEHHVQSHKCMLNFICEVCDRNFSSPKSLARHRKRMCYCNFKCTDCTQIFTKKNALLKHSFSHLGLLPYTCIRCRCHFRLAKLYRKHKCEPERIHCVACLREFLSQDDFQQHKKDTGCWGNQEPKGDEIRCLECGQRFDTSEELKKHFGAHQRVLKCAECGKGFRSALLLMSHMGGHAGKSPCLCQSCGLGFPHQQNYDSHLKTCGQTPQPASAPKKRQASKSSSVLSAPVNDCSSPGPVTESVSDGSGPPDGLWKLTLDVQPPAGANLVLFLPVSPMQSNDLNLPSLVSPTLPGPAMQVQPQHLGMNAALGTLNAPLDLVTGIKQDPDCETPLDLCMKRDLSNSAQHDILVPIKSEPKEFEISGEVDGTERQEFKNSHSKAIVQPNPGETDTHTEVKRCKMDPMDLSPTASSGLTIDIKNEPHSPALDMDSSNSC; encoded by the exons AGCCCACAGTGAACAGTCCGACTGCTGAACCAGGAACAGCAAACTCTCCACTGTGTGTGAGGGATGACAATACAGAGAAAGATGCTGGTGATGGAGGTGCTGCACAAGAGGATTCAACAGAGGTGCAGCAGGATGACGAGGATGACTCCGATGACAGTGAGGTGTCAGAGGTgtatgaggatgaagagaatgatgaggaagaagatgacATGGATGAGGAAGGATTCAACGATG agcCAAGTAATTCAGGCGAGTACCGCTGCAGTGTCTGTGATCTCCAGTTATCCTCCAAATTCAAGCTCCAGGACCACATGAATCTGCACACTGGAGCGCGTCCATACTGCTGTGCCGAGTGTGGAAAGCGGTTCTGCCAGATTCGCAGCTACCGAGTCCACCTGCGCACGCACGCCCAGACCAAAGTGGATCGTCTCCTGTGCCGTGTCTGTCTGTTGGACTTCCCGTCACAGGAAGCACTTGATTTCCATTTGTCAAGAACTCATTTTGAGAAAGAGTTTTACGAGTGTGACCTGTGCAAACGTGTGTTTACGTCCCTGCAGGCGTGCGAGCATCATGTGCAGTCACACAAATGTATGCTGAATTTTATATGTGAAGTATGTGACCGCAATTTCTCTTCTCCAAAATCCCTCGCGCGCCACCGGAAGAGGATGTGCTATTGTAATTTTAAATGCACGGACTGCACACAGATCTTTACTAAGAAGAATGCTCTCCTGAAACACAGCTTCTCCCACCTTGGTTTGTTGCCTTACACCTGTATACGCTGCCGTTGCCACTTCCGCCTGGCAAAGCTGTACCGCAAACACAAGTGTGAACCCGAACGCATTCACTGCGTGGCATGTCTGAGAGAGTTTCTCAGTCAGGACGACTTCCAGCAGCACAAAAAGGACACAGGCTGCTGGGGCAACCAGGAGCCTAAAGGGGATGAGATCAGATGTTTGGAGTGTGGACAGAGATTTGACACTtctgaggagctgaagaaacATTTCGGGGCTCACCAGCGGGTGCTGAAATGTGCTGAGTGTGGAAAGGGGTTCCGCTCTGCCTTGCTGTTAATGTCCCACATGGGCGGACATGCTGGCAAGTCGCCCTGCCTTTGTCAGAGCTGTGGACTGGGTTTTCCCCACCAGCAGAACTATGACAGCCACCTGAAGACCTGTGGACAAACACCACAGCCTGCG AGCGCTCCCAAAAAACGGCAGGCCTCAAAGAGCTCCTCAGTGCTCTCAGCACCAGTGAATGATTGCAGTAGTCCAGGACCTGTGACAGAGAGTGTGTCTGATGGCTCTGGTCCACCAGATGGATTATGGAAGCTAACCCTTGACGTACAGCCACCTGCAGGTGCTAATCTTGTCTTGTTTCTTCCTGTCAGTCCAATGCAAAGCAACGACCTGAACCTCCCATCTCTGGTCTCTCCAACACTACCTGGTCCAGCTATGCAGGTCCAGCCTCAACACCTCGGAATGAATGCTGCTCTGGGAACACTAAATGCCCCCCTGGATTTGGTAACTGGGATTAAACAGGATCCAGATTGTGAAACACCTCTGGATTTGTGTATGAAGCGTGATTTATCTAATTCTGCTCAGCACGATATTCTTGTTCCAATCAAAAGTGAGCCAAAAGAGTTTGAAATCTCAGGAGAAGTCGATGGCACCGAAAGACAAGAATTTAAAAACAGCCACAGCAAAGCGATTGTTCAACCAAACCCAGGAGAGACAGATACACATACTGAAGTGAAGAGGTGTAAAATGGATCCCATGGATCTCTCCCCTACTGCATCCTCTGGACTAACGATAGACATCAAGAACGAGCCTCACTCGCCTGCTCTTGATATGGATTCATCCAACTCTTGCTAG
- the LOC139334531 gene encoding zinc finger protein 572 isoform X2, producing MSIEYTIDVQLTELGYPDILHPEGTSVREASCGSTSEDSPSNPVTTLPTTGKERLLVRGQQSVDESLPHEQAGKGTALLEAAEPTVNSPTAEPGTANSPLCVRDDNTEKDAGDGGAAQEDSTEVQQDDEDDSDDSEVSEVYEDEENDEEEDDMDEEGFNDEPSNSGEYRCSVCDLQLSSKFKLQDHMNLHTGARPYCCAECGKRFCQIRSYRVHLRTHAQTKVDRLLCRVCLLDFPSQEALDFHLSRTHFEKEFYECDLCKRVFTSLQACEHHVQSHKCMLNFICEVCDRNFSSPKSLARHRKRMCYCNFKCTDCTQIFTKKNALLKHSFSHLGLLPYTCIRCRCHFRLAKLYRKHKCEPERIHCVACLREFLSQDDFQQHKKDTGCWGNQEPKGDEIRCLECGQRFDTSEELKKHFGAHQRVLKCAECGKGFRSALLLMSHMGGHAGKSPCLCQSCGLGFPHQQNYDSHLKTCGQTPQPASAPKKRQASKSSSVLSAPVNDCSSPGPVTESVSDGSGPPDGLWKLTLDVQPPAGANLVLFLPVSPMQSNDLNLPSLVSPTLPGPAMQVQPQHLGMNAALGTLNAPLDLVTGIKQDPDCETPLDLCMKRDLSNSAQHDILVPIKSEPKEFEISGEVDGTERQEFKNSHSKAIVQPNPGETDTHTEVKRCKMDPMDLSPTASSGLTIDIKNEPHSPALDMDSSNSC from the exons AAAGTCTTCCACATGAGCAAGCTGGCAAAGGCACGGCACTTCTTGAAGCGGCAGAGCCCACAGTGAACAGTCCGACTGCTGAACCAGGAACAGCAAACTCTCCACTGTGTGTGAGGGATGACAATACAGAGAAAGATGCTGGTGATGGAGGTGCTGCACAAGAGGATTCAACAGAGGTGCAGCAGGATGACGAGGATGACTCCGATGACAGTGAGGTGTCAGAGGTgtatgaggatgaagagaatgatgaggaagaagatgacATGGATGAGGAAGGATTCAACGATG agcCAAGTAATTCAGGCGAGTACCGCTGCAGTGTCTGTGATCTCCAGTTATCCTCCAAATTCAAGCTCCAGGACCACATGAATCTGCACACTGGAGCGCGTCCATACTGCTGTGCCGAGTGTGGAAAGCGGTTCTGCCAGATTCGCAGCTACCGAGTCCACCTGCGCACGCACGCCCAGACCAAAGTGGATCGTCTCCTGTGCCGTGTCTGTCTGTTGGACTTCCCGTCACAGGAAGCACTTGATTTCCATTTGTCAAGAACTCATTTTGAGAAAGAGTTTTACGAGTGTGACCTGTGCAAACGTGTGTTTACGTCCCTGCAGGCGTGCGAGCATCATGTGCAGTCACACAAATGTATGCTGAATTTTATATGTGAAGTATGTGACCGCAATTTCTCTTCTCCAAAATCCCTCGCGCGCCACCGGAAGAGGATGTGCTATTGTAATTTTAAATGCACGGACTGCACACAGATCTTTACTAAGAAGAATGCTCTCCTGAAACACAGCTTCTCCCACCTTGGTTTGTTGCCTTACACCTGTATACGCTGCCGTTGCCACTTCCGCCTGGCAAAGCTGTACCGCAAACACAAGTGTGAACCCGAACGCATTCACTGCGTGGCATGTCTGAGAGAGTTTCTCAGTCAGGACGACTTCCAGCAGCACAAAAAGGACACAGGCTGCTGGGGCAACCAGGAGCCTAAAGGGGATGAGATCAGATGTTTGGAGTGTGGACAGAGATTTGACACTtctgaggagctgaagaaacATTTCGGGGCTCACCAGCGGGTGCTGAAATGTGCTGAGTGTGGAAAGGGGTTCCGCTCTGCCTTGCTGTTAATGTCCCACATGGGCGGACATGCTGGCAAGTCGCCCTGCCTTTGTCAGAGCTGTGGACTGGGTTTTCCCCACCAGCAGAACTATGACAGCCACCTGAAGACCTGTGGACAAACACCACAGCCTGCG AGCGCTCCCAAAAAACGGCAGGCCTCAAAGAGCTCCTCAGTGCTCTCAGCACCAGTGAATGATTGCAGTAGTCCAGGACCTGTGACAGAGAGTGTGTCTGATGGCTCTGGTCCACCAGATGGATTATGGAAGCTAACCCTTGACGTACAGCCACCTGCAGGTGCTAATCTTGTCTTGTTTCTTCCTGTCAGTCCAATGCAAAGCAACGACCTGAACCTCCCATCTCTGGTCTCTCCAACACTACCTGGTCCAGCTATGCAGGTCCAGCCTCAACACCTCGGAATGAATGCTGCTCTGGGAACACTAAATGCCCCCCTGGATTTGGTAACTGGGATTAAACAGGATCCAGATTGTGAAACACCTCTGGATTTGTGTATGAAGCGTGATTTATCTAATTCTGCTCAGCACGATATTCTTGTTCCAATCAAAAGTGAGCCAAAAGAGTTTGAAATCTCAGGAGAAGTCGATGGCACCGAAAGACAAGAATTTAAAAACAGCCACAGCAAAGCGATTGTTCAACCAAACCCAGGAGAGACAGATACACATACTGAAGTGAAGAGGTGTAAAATGGATCCCATGGATCTCTCCCCTACTGCATCCTCTGGACTAACGATAGACATCAAGAACGAGCCTCACTCGCCTGCTCTTGATATGGATTCATCCAACTCTTGCTAG